Proteins from a single region of Malassezia restricta chromosome IV, complete sequence:
- a CDS encoding aspartate aminotransferase, mitochondrial has protein sequence MSAMLTRASRFALVSKPFSQTLRFKSVWSGVQAGPPDAILGVTEAFKRDTDPRKINLGVGAYRDEAGLPYVLPSVLEADKRIANMNLDKEYLPITGHSNYQKLAATFAYGADSKPLKENRIATTQSISGTGSLRISGEFLARHYPYNKEVYLPTPSWGNHRPIFLNSGLQVKQYTYYDKETVGLNLEGMLRDLKNAPSRSIVLLHACAHNPTGVDPTQEQWKQISDVVKEKEMFPLFDMAYQGFASGDPDRDAFAVRYFVEQGHQIALCQSFAKNMGLYGERCGLFSLVTANEDEAKRVESQLKITIRPMYSNPPVHGARIAELVLSDPQLYAQWLKEVKGMADRINNMRRTLKTLLYEKHGSKHNWEHITNQIGMFAFLGVTPEQVNKLVNEHHVYLTQDGRISVAGITDHNVGHLAASLHDVTSN, from the coding sequence ATGAGTGCTATGCTTACGCGTGCTtcgcgcttcgcgctcgtctCCAAGCCATTTTCTCAGACTCTTAGATTCAAGTCGGTGTGGTCGGGCGTGCAGGCAGGTCCACCTGACGCCATTCTCGGCGTGACGGAGGCGTTCAAGCGTGACACGGATCCACGCAAGATCAACCTCGGTGTGGGTGCGTACCGTGACGAGGCCGGTCTGCCCTATGTGCTGCCAAGTGTGCTTGAGGCTGATAAGCGCATCGCCAACATGAATCTCGACAAGGAGTACCTGCCGATCACGGGTCACTCCAACTACCAAAAGCTGGCTGCGACGTTCGCCTATGGCGCTGACTCGAAGCCACTGAAGGAGAACCGGATCGCGACGACCCAGAGTATCTCGGGAACAGGATCGCTCCGTATTTCAGGCGAATTTCTCGCTCGTCACTACCCATACAACAAGGAGGTGTACCTGCCCACACCTTCGTGGGGCAATCACCGCCCGATCTTCCTGAACTCGGGCCTGCAGGTGAAGCAGTACACGTACTATGACAAGGAAACCGTGGGATTGAACCTCGAAGGTATGCTGCGGGACCTGAAGAATGCGCCAAGCAGGAGCATCGTTCTGCTtcatgcatgcgcgcacaACCCGACAGGCGTGGATCCAACGCAGGAGCAGTGGAAGCAGATTTCGGACGTGGTCAAGGAGAAGGAGATGTTCCCCCTCTTTGACATGGCATACCAAGGCTTCGCCAGTGGTGATCCAGACCGCGACGCATTCGCCGTGCGCTACTTCGTGGAACAGGGCCACCAAATCGCGCTCTGCCAGAGCTTCGCCAAGAACATGGGTCTGTACGGTGAGCGCTGCGGTCTGTTCTCGCTCGTGACGGCCAATGAAGACGAGGCTAAACGAGTAGAAAGCCAGCTCAAGATTACCATTCGCCCCATGTACTCGAACCCGCCAGTGCACGGTGCCCGTAttgccgagctcgtgctTTCGGACCCTCAACTGTACGCTCAGTGGCTCAAGGAGGTCAAGGGCATGGCTGACCGCATCAACAATATGCGCCGTAcgctcaagacgctgctgtACGAGAAGCACGGCTCCAAGCACAACTGGGAGCACATTACGAACCAGATCGGCATGTTTGCCTTCCTGGGTGTCACGCCAGAGCAGGTCAACAAGCTTGTGAACGAGCACCATGTCTACCTGACCCAGGATGGCCGCATTTCTGTCGCTGGTATTACGGACCACAACGTGGGCCACCTCGCTGCCTCGCTGCATGACGTCACTTCGAACTAA
- a CDS encoding DNA polymerase mu, whose product MSGDVLGQAQWRQRGASDRILTHAIRVFILEEKINPSEYSRLCALAKQLGAVVCTDRRDANMLLTGIRAPKRIEMHTSAEERDCMPILETEWLDESARQKKCLAFDGFLAWQPRRVKEQDPTAQCCMCDSDATPPPSSPFLNSSREASPAPTWTNSEYAVCRPTPLRSPWNQALVDELELLRTHRRLAYDVHSELAYLRAASAVKAVPHFLATTSHADLRQIKGVGPKMATTIRQFYEEGYIPEARMIRSDPAVQTMLTFMKLYGIGPRTAERVYNEGCRTLEDVTRRCKTDLSARLGPVTSLALLPDLSQLIPRDQVESIAAAIHHILQSMVPDAHATIAGSFRRGKAASGDVDMVMSGTTSNSASSILSSLVQTLQRLGRVSHILSVPRQEDHREVDVAEVVYVASTALHGPVHRRVDIVFAAPNRYGAAILAWTGSSLYERDLRRWAQARGFSFSQMGLVDLHTQRTLVTPTEEHVFDMLGLPWMPPTLRNADP is encoded by the exons ATGTCGGGTGATGTGCTGGGGCAGGCACAATGGaggcagcgaggcgcgtctgACCGCATCTTGACACATGCGATACGTGTTTTTATACTTGAAGAAAAAATAAACCCAAGTGAGTATTCGCGCCTTTGTGCTTTGGCGAAGCAGCTGGGAGCTGTTGTTTGCACAGACCGGCGCGATGCCAATATGCTGCTCACTGGTATTCGTGCCCCAAAACGCATAGAGATGCATACGAGCGCAGAAGAGAGAGATTGTATGCCCATATTAGAAACCGAATGGCTCGATGAGTCTGCCCGACAGAAGAAATGCCTCGCTTTTGATGGCTTCCTAGCATGGCAACCAAGACGGGTCAAGGAGCAGGATCCTACTGCGCAATGTTGCATGTGCGATTCAGATGCTACACCTCCCCCATCTTCCCCGTTTTTGAATTCATCGCGTGAAGCTAGTCCTGCGCCAACTTGGACAAATTCGGAATATGCCGTATGTCGTCCCACGCCTTTGCGTAGCCCGTGGAACCAGGCCCTGGTGGATGAGCTAGAGCTGCTTCGAACGCACCGACGTCTTGCGTATGACGTGCATAGCGAGCTGGCTTATCTTCGCGCAGCCAGTGCCGTCAAAGCTGTGCCGCACTTTTTGGCCACCACTAGCCATGCAGATCTTCGTCAGATCAAAGGCGTAGGGCCGAAAATGGCTACTACCATTCGCCAATTTTATGAGGAAGGCTATATTCCTGAAGCTCGTATGATCCGATCTGACCCTGCAGTGCAAACCATGCTCACTTTTATGAAGCTGTACGGCATCGGTCCCCGCACAGCAGAGCGTGTTTACAATGAGGGCTGCAGGACGCTGGAGGATGtcacgcggcgctgcaagACCGACCTTTCTGCCCGACTCGGGCCTGTCACAAGTCTGGCCCTGCTTCCAGACCTGTCTCAATTGATTCCGCGTGATCAAGTCGAGTCTATCGCTGCGGCCATTCACCATATACTCCAATCTATGGTGCCTGATGCTCATGCCACGATTGCGGGGAGTTTTCGGCGCGGTAAGGCAGCATCTGGGGATGTGGATATGGTGATGTCGGGCACAACTAGCAACTCAGCATCTTCTATCTTGTCTAGTCTGGTGCAGACATTACAACGTCTTGGCAGAGTATCACACATACTCAGTGTCCCACGCCAAGAGGATCACCGGGAGGTGGATGTGGCGGAGGTGGTCTATGTGGCCTCTACAGCTTTGCATGGCCCGGTTCATCGGCGAGTGGACATAGTATTTGCCGCTCCAAACCGATACGGCGCAGCTATTCTTGCATGGACGGGCAGTTCCCTCTACGAGCGTGATCTGCGGCGATGGGCCCAGGCCCGAGGCTTTTCC TTTTCACAAATGGGTCTCGTCGATTTGCATACACAGCGCACACTTGTCACGCCTACGGAAGAGCACGTCTTTGACATGCTGGGCTTGCCATGGATGCCACCCACACTACGGAATGCCGACCCTTAG